In the genome of Impatiens glandulifera chromosome 6, dImpGla2.1, whole genome shotgun sequence, the window tgagaggtcgattgggggATTGATAAGtcgaagtgagggtaaaagagattggtaacgttggtgatggttgatttgaccgaaatgaaattGTATAAGGTCACACAATGTGAAAGGTTGGTTAAGGTGTGGATAAATGTGTAATGAGATGGTTAGTTATCTgaagtgaggataaaaaagtcaagttgtatattgtaaaatatgtgaggagatgagtcacgagataagaggtcaGTTGGGGATTGGTGACCAAAGTGAAGAGTAAAAGAGATTGATGatgttggagatggttgatttgaccgaagtgaaattGTAAGGTCttatatgagaggtcgattattgtggtggataaatgtggaatgaaacTGGATTGTTAGccgaattgaggataaagaattgtaaaatatgttaggaGATGATTTGTTTGAAGAAGTGAAAGCAGGGTCttgagatgagaggtcgattgtgaattgatggataaatgtggaataagATGGTTAATGAGTCAAAGTGAAAGTAATGTAACAAGATGAGAGATCAATTgtggtggataaatatggaattAGATATATGGTTAAccgaagtgaggataagaaTATCGGGTTGTATactataaaatatgtgagaaaatgagttgtttgataaagtgaaagtaaggtcttCGAGAGAATATGGGCCGGTtgtgattggtggataaatatagaatgaaatgatttttgattagTCGAAGTGAAATTAAGGTAAAGAGATAGAGGTTGATTGagaaataaattgatattgatggttaaaatatgcgagaaaattagttgtttgaccgaagtgaaaattaaagtcacgagatgagaagtcCGATTTGAATTGAtagataaatgtgaaatgagatggttggtcagTCTAAGTActttaaggtcacgagatgaaaggTCGATTGAACATTGATGGTCTAAAGTGAGAGTAAAAAAGAGATTgaaatgtttgaaatttttgatttgaccaaagtgaaagtgtaaggtcatgaAATGAGAGGTTCAttaggaaaaaaatatgtgatgagatatgtaaaaagatgagttgttttaccaaaatgaataaaatgtggaatgagagtgttttattttttatttaatatatttttcgtgttattaagaattttaaacattgaaatatatattattatatttttatttattaattttttttgtttatatttttaatcgtgtttctaaaattaaaatttacaattttaaataaactcacgattttacaatattacaaatgaccaataattttaaataaattctcgATTTATATCGtattattataatcaattactgacctaataattattattattgtgtgatttatttttataaaaactcattcaaatATGGAATTTTTTTCAACATGATCTAACCAAAGATGATGATAAATgtcaaatttaaaacttttatgataaatttggttaaatatagaattttcctaattttttttcattttaaaaactcTCCTggtaatattttcatatatttaagaGTCCAGGATAGCTTTTGTTAATTTATGtacaaattttgttaaattattattttttatttatttttttacttaatatattttttacaactAATCATAATCTTCTTCAACATATTTCAACCTCACCTCCATCATCTCCAactctttctttttttactttctctTACATGTGCTTCTCCACCGACCTCTTTTTACAACTTTTTTGATCGGAAGTAATTGTTTTTCAGATTTATTTTCCGTTCTTATTATTGttcaaagaaatataaaactaaatctTATGATTGAAAATTAAAAGGAAAGATCAATAGaactttgtaatttttttaaatattcaattatatagGTCTATgttaataagaaaaatgatgTTAAAATAGTAAGAATAGACAAATAATAAAGGAGAAGTGTTGGTAATAAGAGggcaaaaaatatttcttttttgttaatCTCAAATTGATtctaggggtgttcatcggtcttcaaattttttgttttttttcgtcaattcgaaaaccggaccgaattcgaataaattctaattaaaccgaaccgaattttatattcggtttgaacttcgaataattcaaattcaaaccgaattcaattttcttttattttaaactcaaaataaaatgtaccaACCAAGAATTGAACCCGGGGTCTATACCATGGTAgagtactattctaccactagaccactagtatttttttttagttttttcttttattataaatcttaattcaaaacattatagtttgattattttgaacttattcttaagttaagtttggaataataaataataaaaaatgaattcggttttcggtttggttttcaagttgaaacccaaactcgaaaaccaattcgaaaaccgtatttgaattcgaattggtttgaaattcgattcgaaaaccgaaaatgaaattcgaattcggtttattcgaattcggtgaattcgaattcgttcggatattcggttcagaccaaatattgaacacccatAATTGATTCTTACAAGTCTTTATAGAAAAACATTGATTTTTCATATGTTTGACTTTTCAAATagcaaaataaattattgtgcaTATTGAATATGCCTGTCACCCAAATCTCTTGGTTATCTCACTCACCCCaaaaccattattattattctaggAATACtaaacatcaaaaataaaaccaaaaaaactattaatttaagtttattcaacaaTCTCCTccttaaacttaaataatattccCATATCTCATTCCAATCAATCTTTTACAACTCTCAGTAGTGTGGTCGGTAGTggcttggtgaatatgtcagtGGTTTGAGCTCGATTTTCAATATGCTCCAACTTCAACATTTCATTCTCTGACTCGTTCTCGGATTAAATGAAATCGGACGTCGATGTGCTTGCTCCTTCCTTGATTAACTAGTTCTTTTCCAACTCAATCGTCGACTTGTTATCAAATCAGATCACGGTCCCTTCATCTTAGATCACTCTTAAATGCCTTAGTAAATCTGAAATCCATACTGCATGACACACGCTCCAAGAGGCTGtcacatactctgcctcacaggTCCATAGAGTTACAATAGGCTGCTTATTTGACAACCAAGTTAAAGTCGCATTCTTGAGTAGGAATACATAACTCAAAGTATTTTTCCGGTCATTAACATCACCACACCAATCACTATCTGAGTAACCCATTAATCGATAGTCATCTGATTTTGAATAGAAAAGACCAAGTGAAAGGGTTCCTCGAACATATCTCATAATTTTCTTCAAGACATTCCAATGTGTATAACTTGGATCCTCCATGAATCTACTTGCTATCCAACACTCAACATTAGGTGGGGTCTCGTGCTTGTAAGATATCTTAAACTTTCGATTAAGCTTCGATATCTCCCTACATCAGCTcgttctcctccatcaaactTTGAGAGTTTAATGCCTGGTTCCATTGGAGTGGAAATTGGGTTGTAGTCCTCCAttttaaacttctttaaaatttcaagcGCATACATTTCTTGGGATATCAAAATCCCTTCCTCCGACTACTTCACTTCtaggccaagaaaatattttaccagACCTAAGTCtgtcatctcgaactccttcttCATTACCTCCTTGAACTCCTTAATTAGTTTTGCGTTGCTTCCGGTGAATATGAGGTCGTCGACATAAAGAGCGAATACCATCATatcattttctgatttttttgtGTACAAGACATGCTCGTACTCGTTTTTCTTGAAATACTCATCAATTCTCTCATTCCAAGCACGAGGAGCCTGCTTCGGCCTGTAGAGGAATTTTCTCAATCTCATCACCTTCTTCTCATTGTTTGACGTACACCTCCTCCTTCAACACTCCATTTACAAAGGCTGACTTCACATCCATTTGTAAAATCGGCCATTGGTTCTAAGTATCTAACGAGATCAGAAGTCAGATTGACTCCATTCTCGTGACAAGAGCAAAAGacttcatcataatcgattccctCATTTTGTCTATAGCCCTTCTCCACAAGTCGAGCCTTACAACGCTCAACCTCTCCCTcaacattcatctttttttgtACACCTATTTTACTCCAATTGGTCGAGCTCCTTCAAGAAGGTCAGTCAGCTCCCAGGTTTTGTTGGGTTTAATTGCCCCAATATCTTCATCCATAGTTGATCTCCATTTCTCGTCTTGTACaactttctcaaaattcaaatcttctaAGTCGGCTAGGAGACATACAACGTGAACTTCATTTGTAGTGTCACATATCTCCTACTGCTCTTGTCCATTCTCGTGACAAGAGCAAAGacttcatcataatcgattccctCTTTTTTATCTATAGCCCTTCACCACAAGTCGAGCCTTATAACACTCAATCTCTCCCTcaacattcatcttttttttgtaCACCTATTTTACTCCAATTGGTCGAGCTCCTTCAAGAAGGTCAGTCAGCTCCCAGGTTTTGTTGGGTTCAATTGCCCtaatttcttcatccataacTGATCTccatttctcttcttttataactttctcaaaattcaaatcttttAAGTCGGCTAGGAGACATACAACGTGAATTTCATTTGTAGTGTCATATATCTCCCGCTGCTCTTGTCCATTCTCGTGACAAGAGCAAAGACTTCATCATAATTGATTCCCTCCTTTTGTCTATAGCCCTTCACCACAAGTCGAGCCTTATAACGCTCAACCTCTCCCTcaacattcatcttttttttgtaCACCTATTTTACTCCAATTGGTCAAGCTCCTTCAAGAAGGTCAGTCAGCTCCCAGGTTTTGTTGGGTTTAATTGCCCCAATATCTTCATCCATAGTTGATCTCCATTTCTGGTCTTGTACaactttctcaaaattcaaatcttctaAGTCGGCTAGGATACATACAACGTGAACTTCATTTGTAGTGTCATATATCTCCCGCTGCTCTTGTCCATTCTCGTGACAAGAGCAAAGACTTCATCCTAATCAATTCCCTCCTTTTGTTTATAGCCCTTCACCATAAGTCGAGCCTTATAACGTTCAACCTCTCCCTcaacattcatcttttttttgtaCACCTATTTTACTCCAATTGGTCGAGCTCCTTCAAGAAGGTCAGTCAGCTCCCAAGTTTTGTTGGGTTCAATtgccccaatttcttcatccataaTTGATCTCCATTTCTCGTCTTGTACaactttctcaaaattcaaatcttctaAGTCGGTTAGGAGACATACAACGTGAACTTAATTTGTAGTGTCATATATCTCCCGCTGACTTCTCATTCTAGGTTGTTGAGGCTTGAATTCATCTTCTGAAAGCTCGGTGGTTGTTGATATATGAGGCATAACAACCTTCGAACTTGTTTCTTCCTAAATTGGGTTACTCCAGTTCCATGCCATTGATTCTTCCACATGAACATCTCGACTGATCACCAATTTCTTGTTAATatgatcaaacaatttatatgcctTAGATTTTTCATCATACCCGATAAATATGTACTTATTGTTTTGATCTTCTAGTTTTGTCCTGTGTTGACTTGGTACTTCCCCATAGGCCACACTACTAAACACCTTAAGATAAAAGACATTCGGCTTCATACCATTCCAAATCTCTTGAGCAGTCTTATCTCCTATCTTTGCATGTGGACATCTATTTTGCATATACACTGCGCATTGCACCGCCTCTGTCCAAAACTTTTTCAGCATACTCTTTCCTTTCAACATAGATCGAATCATATTGAGAATAGTTCAGTTCTTTAGTTTCGCTACAATGTTTTGCTACAGAGAATATGACGCATTCAAGAAACGCTTGATCCCATGTTCCTCGTAGTATTTGTTAAACTCAACAGAAGTGAACTCACCTCCTCTATCAGATCAGACTACTTTGATGACTTTGCTTATTTTTTCTCCACCATCACTTTGAATTTCTTGAAGTTTTCGAACACTTCTGACTTCTCCTTTAGAAAATAAATCAACGCATTCCTCGAGAAATTATCGATTAAAGAGAGGAAATATCTCTTACCATTGAATAATTCTAGAGTTATCGGCCCACATAAATTAGTATGGATCAGTCCGAGTTGCTCCTTTACTCAGTATTCAGAACTGTTTGAGAAAGAAGTCCACGATTGCTTCCCAATCACACATTCTTCACAAAACTTTTTTCGAATTTAATAATAGGCAGTTCAAGCaccattttatttttcacgAGCTCGGTCAACCCCTAAAGTGAAGATGACTGAAGTGATAACGCCACTTCAAGGTTTTATCTTCCAGATCAAGTTGCATACAtttatcttgaactattttaagctTAAGTTTGTACATGtggtttttctttatttctacATGGCCAATGAGCCTTTGAATTTATCCTTCAGTTGTAGTTCTCGGTCCTTCATTAGAGCCGAGTACCCTTTCTCCATCAACTGTCTTATGCTTAGTATGTTTCTTTTGAGATCAGGTACGTAGTAAACATCTCTAATCTCTCTGATTCCCCCATTTCTCTATTGATACCTAATCGTTCATCGACCTTTGACGACTACTTTTGAAGCATCGCCGAAAGAAATGGAACTGGACTCCATATTTGAGAGTATTTTGAATAACCTCTCGTTACCACACATGTGGTTACTTGCGCCAGTATCCAAGTATCAAAATGAGTTATCATAATAGCTTAGTTTGATCTCGGTTTCTGGAATTTTTGTCACCAACAATAATCCTTCATCTTTTTTCTCAACAAAGAAGTTTTTTGGTTCCATCTTTTTTTCTCAGATCTACAATCTTTAGAAATATGACCCAACTTTTCGTAGTTGTAGCATTTTATTGAGTAACAATCTATGGCAACATGCCCATACTTTCCACAGTTAtaactagggatggcaatggggcggttcggggcgggaaTGCAATtatcatccccgccccgttttaatttcggggatttttttaataccatccccgccccgttcggtttttttcggtttcggggaatcccgcgggtcaccgttaataatttttattttaaaaaaataaataaatattatacaataaaattatataaacggattttttaatataatatatattgtaatatattaaaattttatattattataaagaaataattttaatactcttataaaatatagtaaataaataaatatattggtgatttaatatatttaattatatttatggtaTTCGGGCAGAATtggggtgaaaacggggtgaaatcggggcgggtcggagcgggggacacaaatatcatcctcgccccatcctcgttcggtttcggggaaaaaccgtctcaaacggggcaattcggttcagttttcgcggggcggtttcaaattgccatccttagttataacacttaatattgttgtttgtgTTTGTTTGGCCACCCCAAGCTTGACCTTGGCCATACCAGTTTTGTTGGCCGACTTGTTCACTTCTTCGTCCTTCTCTTCCTCTACCACCTAGGTCTTTGCCTCTAGTAATCTGAGCATAGAGaattttcttctcttttattGTCGTCTTCGCTTGAAGAGCATGTTCAAGGGACTCCTCCTTCTTATTTTTCCTTCTCTTCTCATGCGCTTCCAGGGACCTAGTAAGATCTTTAATGGTGAGCGTTGATAGATCCTTGGATTCCTCTATTGCGCacacaatattttcaaaattatttgttaatgacCTCAAAATCTTTTCAACAACTCGGTTTGATGAGAGACTCTCACAATTTCGATTCAGTTTGTTCACCACGGTCTCCACATGAGTAATGAACTCATATATActcttttagattattttaGACTCTTTCATCCTCATGTTTTCCAAATCGCCCCTTAGGGTTTGAAGTCGAACTTCCTTCACCCGTTCGTCTCATTTGTTTGTTATTTCGAATGTATCACATGCTACTTTGAAAGATTTTGCGTCGGTTATCTTCTCAAAGTCAAATTCGTCGACAAATcgatataatatatacaaagtTGCCTTGTCTTTGCTCGAATGACCTTCAACGCGTTCAGCTGGGCATTTGAATACCCATCTGTGTTCGTTGATTCCTCATACCTAGTCTCGACCACATCCCAGTTATCTTGGAAGCTGAAAAGGGCATTCATCTACACCTTCTAGTTGTCGTAGTTGTCTCCTTTTGTCAACTTGGGTAGCGAGTTGTCATTGGTTAGACCTGCCATTTCCGTCAAGTGTTTACACTCAATACACACCTCACAAAGCTCTTGATCGCTCCTTTTTCTCTCTCGGTCAGCGCACACTGCGTCGTTCTCTTTTGAGGCTGACAGGTTCTCTCACACTCACCTCACACACAATGACTCTAATACCAATTTGTTGGTAACAAGTgggcaaaaaaaaaattattgttcatCTCAAATGGATTCTTACAAGTCTTCATAGGAAAGCATTGGTTTTTTATATGCTTGACTATTCAAATGacaaactaaattattatgCATATTGAATAGGTATCCCACCCAAATCTCTTGGCTATCCACTCACTCCTAAAACCATTATTATTACTCTAGGAATACtaaacatcaaaaacaaaaaaaaactattaatttaagtttattcaacaaGAAGTAGGGTTAATGATCTATAGTTGTGTGGTTATGATAGAACCTTCTAAAATCCACTCATGACATGTTTGGGTAATACTTTGTCGCCATGGATAACGGAGACTTACCGTAGGTTCTGGTGTTGTCACCGGATAAACTCACTTCCGGTAATACTCTTTTCTGGTTTCTCGCTACGGACAAACAAATAGAATAGATTGAGAGAAAATGGATAGAGCATTCATAGTCTCTTATGAGAAAATTTCCGGTAAAAAGATCATCGATTACACCTCCTTTGCTCTGATATAAGCCTCTTTGTTAAGCTTGTAAAGATAATCATTCCCCTTCTAATCTTTAGATTCCCACGATGACACTATGACACTGCTTCTTATTTTTGTTCAGATCCATTCTAGTTAATTTGGGGGAAACTAAAAATGTGAAGTTGTTGGACTCAGTTTGTTGGATCGAAATAACTGCTTCTTATCTTTAGATTCCCACGATTATTGAGATTGAGATGTTGGttagagtttaaaaaaatattaaataaataaaaattgaattaacacCGTTATTGACCGTTaaggaaaaatattaaatataacaaaatattataaatagagttctttaaataaaaaaaatagaagagttctaaatttgacaaaattttatCACAAAAgttctaaatttatcatttatcccATGAAAGATTATATCGATAGAAACTATCATCACAACTATGCGAAAGTTGTGTAGCTTTTTCTTTGTGTTTGGTGTTCTAAAGAATATCTCATTTtggtgttttttttgttttaaatgttatttttatctttaaattaaagcaaaatatattttttaatattgtattgtCTTTTCCAGAAGTTGATAAAAGATAGaagacattatttatttttttcaattatatttcataatttatttattactatttCTTTGTTTTTGAAATCATTAAACTCTTATGGGAATTAAAGATTTAAACTAAAGTCATTATGAATATGAGCTTTTAGACCATACTTAACATTTGTTTTTCTTACAAATGTCCTACCATCTCCTCctacattttatattaaattaataagaaaaaaaatccatCACAATCCTTCATTTATAGAACAcatctaaataaatattgaatatttctCTCCTTCTAATTGTCCATTCTATAATGCATTGAATACTAGATTTGAGTTAGTATTATGTTGTTTCAATTAAGTATTTTGTTTAACCGAATTTTTATAATCCGAATATTCTCATGTGTATGTGGGTCGTTTGATACTTATACTCTCCGATTGTCTTGTTGATAATTTATTGAATCTGTGCCCGTTCCATTCTTAGCAAATgagataaaattattgaattttgagttattttgtttttttttttcaataaaaaaatgtcactGAAATTGATCTTTTAGTTGAAGATCCTTTTACATGTATCTTCCCATTATTTTTTATGAGTTTCTTACTttttaaccatatatatatagatcatcAACTATCACTTTGGAGAAATCTTTTGTAGTGTTGCTTAACAACCATTGGTTAAGAATAATTTTCACTGTCGTTCATAATATTAGGTAAAGATTATTTCAATATCGTTTTATTATTGACTATCACCTACATAGTCTGTCCTTGTACCCTCACTctaaatattatacactaaccAACTCGTCATATTATTAACCAACACCTTTCCTCGTTTTGAACATTATGCACCAACTAACTCGTCATTAGTGACTACCATATATCCTCACTTTGAACATTTTTTCCCATCCGGCTTGTCATATTATCGACCATCACTTACCTACCTCACTTTGAATATTATGCACAATCAATTCGTCAATTTGTCGACCACCACATACCCTCACTTCGGatattttgttaaatctgaCTCATCATTATCGACCAACTTCTAAaattatagcatttttaattttattatttaattttatcgtTTTTACTTTACGGGTGGGTCAATCCGCGACTTGACCCAATTatctatttattctcacatacatattcaaattaaccacgaTTTTTGACCTACCAAAATGTtattagaaattaatataaaattttcaaaattatataaacgtaATGTAGTATATTTATCAAACtttatgttgaatttaaaatataaaaccttattagcttagttaaaatgttgaacttatattgttagtaatgtcatatgttcatcaaattttatgttgaatttaaaatataaagtcttattagcctaataGTTAAAATGTTATACTTATCTTGTTAGGTTGTTATTTCGAGACatgtatatagtatttttatttttatttttttaacttaactgtttcaagttttttttagcCGCTGGGTTCCATTTCTCCTTTGAAGTGCGACTAATTCCCgcgaattaaatatataacc includes:
- the LOC124943690 gene encoding secreted RxLR effector protein 161-like codes for the protein MRLRKFLYRPKQAPRAWNERIDEYFKKNEYEHVLYTKKSENDMMVFALYVDDLIFTGSNAKLIKEFKEVMKKEFEMTDLGLHETPPNVECWIASRFMEDPSYTHWNVLKKIMRYVRGTLSLGLFYSKSDDYRLMGYSDSDWCGDVNDRKNTLSYVFLLKNATLTWLSNKQPIVTLWTCEAEYVTASWSVCHAVWISDLLRHLRVI